ctcccaataCATATaaagtagaggacttccagatctgtgttcattcatagTTGAagcacctaacactcaagagactggaggccccagggagtttagaagtcaggtggggaggggagtgtgggcatccacatggaaatggggtgtggtgggaaggaggtgtggaatgtggaacagttggaggatggatgggaaggggtgaaaaatggaatatggagtgtaaaaaacaagtaaaattaaataaaaaaaccaaccaaacaaaaaaaaggtaatCTCTTTCATAGTGGGACTtctattaaatgcttttcttatagtcaaaactgcaatgagaactctgcctgtctcccatgtgtcaccagttaattgcttctaAATAGCAACCAGACTTTATACTACTCAGATCACATTCCAACAGATTGTAAAacaaccaaaggtcataaaaagacAACtgatgatttattataggtgtaaggacagaagataaaatattgactgggtttatctatacaaaacttcactaataacttagttatggtttttaacttaGCTATGGtttgaacctgtggagctgtgacagaTGATGGATGTTTAGTCAGATAATTACTTCTAATGGATATTCATGTATACCTTCTCTGTtgtaaatttctatttcaatttgtGATTTGATTTTACATGTGAACTTGTGAcgaactttttaacatgtgatcatgtattctgaaagatgtccAAGTACTGAgcacaaagagatgagaagaattTTTCCCTTGCCCATGCttagaatctttctttttttgatagcTTTAATaggaaacattttacattttaggaATAAATGCtataatcacttttcaaagtgccCTTTTTTCTCCTGCAATTTCCAACTAGCAGTTTGTAAGTTAGAGCTGCAAAGTTCCTGCTGACatagaacaaaggccacattaCTTAATCCCCAGCTGTTGGGTTACATTTGTCAATCTCCTAAACCAGCAGCTTTGTACCCTCAAAAAGAACAAGgaagtttttaggactttttagaagttatcatcagcaaTTCAGTATAGAGAGTTAGAAAGCCAGGACACCCTCAGACTTTAAAACCATTCCAGAGTCCTACTCTGTCCCCCTGTCACTACTGTCTCCAGCCTGCAAGGCTCCTGGCATCAGACAGGTTGCAAAAAGAACAAGATAAACACAGGTAAAGCAGAGtgaaacagagaaggagaaggagatagaagattagaacagattggtAGAGTTAGTTTgtgaacaattcagtcagaagctgagagaaaccagtttgaatcagtcagcttggacaTGCGTTTCAGCCAGAATATTTGCATAAaagcagccagccagagttcaagaaaaaaacaaaccaaaacaaaacaaaacaagaaagggtgagcttattgaACAGTATGCCTTGGAAATAACAATTACATGAGAAACATAAAAGAGGCCACAGAGATGAAAATTATATCAGAAacataaaagttacttttacactgatttaagagggaaggaaaactgaTGCCTCAGTTTAATGAATCAAGAGAAAAATTGACCGTTTACTACATtatttgttctggttttgttttcaatagtTCCTGTTATGCTTGCACACATTAAAAAGGGTTACTTTGCTGATTATAAATGCAAACAAATTCTTGAATTATCTCCATGGATGCACTTAGAAGTAAAGTATTGCCAGCTATGTAGATATTGCATAGTCCACTTGGTACATAAAATTAGTTGCTACATCAAGTAATTTCAGAAATTAACCACTATTAAAGTATAGTTAAAAGTAATGATAAACATATCTGTTATAGACAAGCAAGGGGTTACATAGGATCATAAGATATTCAAGGGTTTGAAGAGATacctcagtagttaagagcacttgcttctttTACATAGGAACTGGGTTAGAGAGTCTGTACCAAATAATTGGTCTGGGAATCTGTCACCATCATTCTTCTAGCCACAAGcataatacatatgcacatgatGCTCTTACATAAAACACAAGCAAGCCACTCATTCACATAAagcaaaataagtaaattttagaaGAGTTTCCTAGAAGATGACATTTTTGCTTCATCCATTaccttttaaatataataaacagaaaaatagaaaaccaaaagaTATATTCTTTCAGCTGTATAGGAGCTGAAAATTAATGACACCAGAACTACATATAcagcaaataatatttttaaaaatcttaatatagtgtcttttgaaaaaaatccaatatctctgtttctgtctctctctgtctccatctctctctttctctctctctctcatgtgtgtgtgtgtgtgtgtgtgtctgtgtgtgagcacGAACATGTgagttatgtgcatgtgtgtgttcatatttatGTTCACGTGTGAGCAAAGGTAAGCCTGTTCCATGACATTTATCTGGAGGTCAAAGAAACTGGTGCTGTCTGTTACCTTCCACcatgtttgagacaaggtttcctacTGTTAGTCATCACATATGACATGTTAGTTGGCCACTGAGCTTCTGGGAATTTTCTATCTCAGACTCCCATCTTACCACAGAAACACTGGATCTCAAAGTCATAAATTCAGGCTTTTATGGAGTGTTTTATTCACTAAATCATCTCCTAGATGTAAATCTatttataatctatctatctatctatctatctatctatctatctatctatctatctatctatctatctatctatccatctatctatctatctctctatgaTCTATTTTTTACCTATTTTTCATTGTGCTTGTCTTGCTAGAGAACACTAGCATGTAACTTGTGAATGAAAGCACTTTTCACATCAagactataataaaaattaatttatttcaaagaTTTAAAGTCAGGAAATTCCTTTCTTGAGGTACATTAGAGGTAACAAGTAGCATTTTTCAAGAGCTTTCCTCAGAGCACTCTTTACCTCCTGGTTCCTTAAGCTATAGATCATAGGATTGAGCATGGGGATGACAATCGTGTAGAATACTGAGGCCATTTTGTCTGTGTCGAGAGAGTGGTTTGATTTTGGCTGCAGATACATGAAAATGAGTGTCCCATAGAATATAGTCACAGCAGTCAGATGGGAAGCACATGTTGAGAAGGCTTTGCACCTTCCTTCTGTGGACTGGATTCTTAAGATAGCAGCCACAATGTATAAGTAAGAAATCAGGACAGTGGTCAAAGAACTGATCATGTTGAATCCAgcaaaaatgaatattaaaatttccTTGAGGCTGGTGTCTGAGCAGGCAAGAGCCATCAAAGGGACATCATCACAATAAAAGTGATTGATTATATTGGGGCCACAGTAAATCAGTTTGAAAGTAACTACTGTGTGGAGCAAAGCAACAGCAAAGCTGTAAAAATAGGGGCCCATTACAAGTCGTAGGCAAACCTTCTGGGACATGACCACCATGTACAGAAGAGGGTTAcaaatggccacatagcggtcataagcCATTACTGCAAGGAGAAACATCTCTGAAATCaaaaagttcagaaaaaaacCAAGTTGGGTTGCACAAGCATAGAAAGATATAGACCTTCTATTACTGAGTAGAGTCTCCAGGAACTTGGGGGCTACTGAAGAGGAATAACAAAGGTCTACAAAGGCCAGATTactgaggaaaaagtacatgggagtGTGAAGTCTAGAATCCATCCTGATTAATGAAATCATTCCTACATTTCCCACTAAAGTCAGACTATAGACCACTAGAatgagcagaaagagaaggattTCTACCTCTCTCTGGACTGCAAACCCCAAGAGAATGAATTCTGTCACACCAGTGGCATTACTTCCTGCCATTTCTTCAACTCTTAacagctgcaaaggaaaatgaaataagataagACTAACACACATTACTAGTGAGGCAAAGGCATTATAATCAAATACAGCTCTTATGTGTTACGGTTTATGAATTGATGTCAATACAGTAGACtagcaagtaaataaaattttaactccCCCAGGGGATTCTAATTTTCTAAAGCAAGCAACTAAAGTCAAAtatttgaaacagaaagaaaccagTTGGGCTGTGGTTTTGTTTAATGGTTGATTATTTGCCTAGTAAacagtctcaaaaacagaaagagcCACAATAGACAGAAATTTTCtaatagttttgtgtgtgtagtctgaaaatttatcattttaatttaccttccttctttttaacCTAAACTTAATACTATATTTTTAGTCGATGTGTTATTGAAAACCTAGATACTAATCATATACATTTACTACTATTttggtacatgcacacacacacacaaatatatatatgcaattatgcatatatatgtatgtacattcatgtatatgacatatgtctatatgtagttatatctctctatcatctacccatcatctatctatcatctgtctatgtTTCTATCTGTCTGTATATCTACCCATTCATCTACCCATACATCTATGCTAACATAAGttttctctatctgtctgtctgtatatcatCTATGCTAACATAAATTTTCTCTATCAACTATTTAATTTGTAAGTGGTAGACCAAAGCCCATGTTGAAAGAATGGTCTTAGAATTAAGCTTGTGAACTTACCTGGTatttagaaaaatgttaataACTCAGATTCGCATTTCAGGAgtcaaatggaagagaaagtcagACAACATGAATACTGATCCACTTTCTGATGTGAGAATGTAGAGACTGCACTACCATTTCCAGATCTCTGTCATGAAACTCTCTTTAGATGCTGTGAAGGAAACAATCGGGGCATTACTAGCACAGGGTACTTTCTTTTTAGAGGATTACCAAGATAAGCCTTATTTACTTTCCTGATGTATTCATAGTAAAAGGAAAAGTTTTAAAACACGTGGATCGAATCTCTTCAAATTACATATGTTTTTTGAATTTCACATCTTGAAAAGATTGTTCTCATTTTTGCGTGTGGCCTCCATCTACAAGTCTGTATTtgatttatactttattttaattcactCAATTTTCCTCCTACAATAAAAACAATTCTCAGTCAAACAAATATCCTTTCTTGCACAAGAACtgcttattttattaatcattttctcTACTATTTTCAAGAACCAAGGAGCAGGTGAGAGaatatttactttatgcataGGATTATTGACATATTATGTTTTTAGACATCAGCTTTGTGTAATTTCAGCCCAGTTGGACTTCTTAGTCGGAAAATTAATGGAAGGCTTGAAGACAACTTCTATTGCTAACAATCACCAGAATGTCTCTTCTTACCTGATTATGGAAGAAATCACAGCGTAAATGCTGCAATTCTCTACAAGTCTCTTTTCTAAGTTAGTGAGTGAAGACAGTGTATATATGTTACTGGGATGTTTCTTATTCAGTGTTAATTCCTAGTATTCTTTGCACAGTAATCTCCAAGGTCTCTGGCTCTCCTGGGTCTAACTGCCATTTGGAAACTCTAAGGAGAGAATGACTGGCCACCAAAGGCAAAGGTATCATGagatcatatatttttttttaattggacattttatttatttacatttcaaatgttattccctttcctgttttcccctgaaaacctcctattccatccctccttaccctgcttctatgaagatgTTCCCGCACCCAACTTCTCACTCCTACCTCATTGCCCTAGATAGCATTTCTCtgcactgggacatcaagccttcacaggaccaagagcctcccctcccattgatgccagataaggccccttcagctcttcagcccttcccctagctcctccactggggtccctgtgctcagtctggtgattgcctgtgagcatccacatctgtgtttgtcaggatctaacagagcctctcaggaaacagctgtattaggctccagtcagcaagcactttttggcatccacaatagcatgtgggtttggtgtctgcatgtgggatgaatctccaggtggggcagtctctgcatggcctttacttcagtctctactccccactttgtctctgtatttcttttagacaggagcaattctgaattaaaatttgggagatgggtgggtgacgcCATCCCTCAGccagggggccatgcctaacttctggatatggtcttgacaggctttccctcccctttgtggggtatttcagctaatgtcattcccatgatgtcctgggagactcttactttcctggcatctgggatggGGAACTGGTGGTAGCAATGAGATCATATTTAAATCAGAATCATCTCACTACCATAGAGTAACATAGATTTGttcatatgtataaattataatcTGTGCAAATAATACAAGACCAGGCTTGAATAATTGGTAAACCATGGATGAACACATCCCTTTGTAATGTAGTAACCTTGTGGTttttcaatataaatataaaaatataatataaaaatatcatataaaaattatctttatttataccATGCAtagctatttaaaaatacttatccTAGTGtgggtatgcatatatatgtgcacacacacacacacacacacatatatatatatatatatatatatatatatatatatatgtatatatatatttttactggTAGAAATAGACTTTAATACATACTTTGTGTTTATATAAACTCTATGTTCTTTTAAAGGCTTTATCTTCTTTGGAGCTTTTTGGCATccaaatttacatattttctatgtatttcaCTACTTTACAGACTTTATagtgttttagattttaaaacaaaatttgagaAATCAAACATGCTGTAAATTCTACCTGTCTCAAGAAGTATTTGTACTtctaaaaaaaatcccaaaaaagATGAACTTAAACTATCTGACATAAAATTTCCACATtccatgaataaaaaataattcgGTTCATTATTATACATTGCTCGATCTCTAGTAAGTCAGATTGTCAAAACCGCTTCAGTAAACAATCTCTATCTTAAAACTGTATCTTAATTCACTTCCTCTTAGAAATGATCTTGTCACTGTTAACACTGTGCCAAGTGCAATCTTTCCCCAAAGCTTTAGTGTCAAGCTTGTAGCTTTTAGCCGGGATATGTTCCTACAGTTacatacctgcatacatacatacagtttgTCACATGTTAAATTATCATTTCTAGTAGCTTCAAGTATATCTAGCAGACATTCAGCCTAACAATCTATAAAAAATGCAGACAGTTTTGTCTAAATGAAGCCCTGAGCTGAAACTGGAAATCCCAGAAAAACCTACTGCAGTATTAGGAGAAAGAATCAAGATCCTTAACAGATTGAGTTGTGCAGATACTAAAGTGCTTAGCATGATAAAAttaccaaaataaaaacattttaaaggttatttGGTCCTAGCAATATTAACTATTATTTACTTTTGGATAATTTAAAATCTgcattttaaatttctgtataAACAAACTCTTTGTaacaagtttaaaataaaaagcacacaaaaaataGTGCAAACTGTAATCTGATAGGTGTTTTTTTCTTGGTTACCTCAACACAAGTAACTCAAGAAGTGTTTGACTATGAGGCTCCAGTAACACACACCACTGATCACCCCATATCTTACAAATTGTTTGTGGTTCTGAATTCTGACAGGCCATTGACAGATAGGGCAGGTGCAGTTCTCTGACAGCCAGCTATCAAAAGAGTGAATGAGAAACAAGAAGATAAAGAAACTTCCAGAGCTTGTTCCCAGCCATATAGTCACTGATGCACATGCCACATACTTTACCTAACTCACTGTCAACCTCGGTTTGCTCCTAACTCCTGGTAGAAGGATTGTCAATCTACCCTTTGGTTAAACCATGAATTGGATCTTCACTGCCTCCACAAAGTAAGAAGAAATGAGCAAGGTGCAGAATGGGTAATGTTCCAGCCTCAACTACATTCTCTTTCCCTTGTAACTGCCTTCTACTTATATTGCCACTGGTGAGAACCTGGGGCAGGGTAGGCTCACCCCCAGCTAGCATTTCAACACTGTCCTCCTGGGCCTGACTGGACTGTGAGGAACCATGCTAATCACTGTCATTTGCTGCATCTCCATTACTCAGTTCTAGGTACACCTCTGGTTAATGCTGACTATTGCTTTGATCATCTGGTACAGGCTCTACCTCCATTAGAGAACTCAGCTTTCCAAATCCAGTCATGATCTGCCTTAACATTGACTGAAGAGCCATGGAGGATGGCTCAATCGCCTCATTCTCAGAAATCCTATGAAGAGGAATTGTAATGGCACTCACATAGTTTTGGACACCTGACCACTCCAAATGAGAAATTGTTCTGTGGAAGCCCCCACTGGTCTTCTCCACGTTACTTCCTGCCAGCCCTGCCCTAAATCGGGTTCTATTTGTAATGCTATCCCTATCTCTACTTCCTCCAGGAAGAATCCTCCTGACTTGCAGGTCCAGTGTGATGCCTCAGGAGGATGGCAGTGCTGTGTGGCAGATGAGGGCCTGCTGGGTTCTCCTTCttctactgtttgtttttttgttgttgttgttttgttttgtttttgttttgttttgttttgttttttacttctgcattttattggatattctctttatttacatttcaaatgttatcccctttcctggttacccccatgaaaccccttatcccatcctcctccccctgtttctatgagggtgttcccccacccaccaactccctcctccccgcccttgaattcccctacactggggaatccagctttcacaggaccaagggcctcacctcccattgatgcccgataagaccatcctctgctacataagtggctggagccatgggtccttccatgtactctttggttgtggtTTCATTAATAGGAGCTCTGCGGAGTCtggttagatgctgaaaaagcatttcacaaaattcaacatcccttcatgttaaaagacttggaaagatctggaattcaaggcccatatgtAAACATagttaaagcaatatacagcaaaccagtagtcaacatcaaaccaaatggagagaaacttgaagcaatcccactaaaatcagggactagacaaggctacccactctctccctatctattcaatatagtatccaaagtcctagccagagcgaTTAGACAATAacaggaggtcaaagggatacaaattggaaaggaggaagtcaaaatagCACTgatgcagatgatatggtagcatacttaagtgaccccaaaattccaccagagaactcctaaacctgttaaataaattcagcaaagtggctggatataaaattaactcaaataaatcagtagccttcctttactcaaaggataaacaggctgaaaaagaaattagggaaacaacacccttcacaatagtcaaaaataatgtaaagtaccttggtatgactctaaccaagcaagtgaaatatctgtatgacaagaagttcaaatctctgaagaaagaaatcgaacaagatatcagaagatggaaagatttcctgtgctcatggattggcaggattaatatagtaaaaatggccatcttgcagaaagcagtctacagattcaatgtaatccccatcaaaatcccaactcaattcttcatagagttagacagcaatttgaaaattcacttggaataacaaaaacccaggatagcaaaaactattctcaacagtaaaagaaattctggggtaGTCTCTGTTCATGAGCTCAAGCTGTATCACAGAtcaatagtagaaaaaaaaaaggcaggtttttcatacagagacaggcagaaagaccaatggaatagaattctACAGTTATTCTTGACACAAGTCTTGAGTTTGACAGCGGGGTATAATTGTTACCTCTGTGTTTCCTACCTTGTTCTAAAAAGACCCAAGTTACACTCCAGGCCTAACAGAACTGTTTCTACCTGCTTGCTGTATCTGTCTACCCTGCCTTTGGGAATTATAATGAACAGTACCATTCTGTCTCTGAATAGGGAACAGGCTTTGACTACTGAAAGCAGGACCTAATCTTATTGGCTCTAATCTTTGGTTTGTGTTCTTCACTGTAACACCACTTTTAGTTTCATTTCCTCAAATATGTGCTGCTCCAAACTGCCGCCGTTGACTTTGCCTGAGAGTATTACCATCTGACTGGTTCGTGTGGGTGTCAAGAACATTAGTGCGAGGAGCACTAACTCTGGGAATGCCAAGTGCTGCTCCAATTCCATTCCTTAACCTTCGCAGTGCTGTGAGCAATCCTTGCACAGAACCCTGCCTGCTCACACCATGCCTGCTCCCCCAGCAACAGTGGAGATGCTACCACTGAAACTCATGGATGTCTGGCTTCCGGTTCGTCTCGCCATAGGACTTGATGGTCTTTACTGTCTATGCTCTCTAACACCTGACAGAGGAATGTCCTTAGAGTGTGCTCCATGCGTTTCAGAACCTCTTTTGTCAGGGTTTATGTGGATCTCCAAGCTAAACACGAACTCGCCACTCTTCAGGTTTGTTCGACTCACAGTCCTCTGGCTTTGGTTCCCATTCCATCTTTTCCAGTATCATTACCAGTGTGCCAAAGGTGTTCAGCCACCACAGCAGAGAATCCCCATCTGAATGTGCTCTAGGGTTTTCTGAGTCTTGGTCACTCATCCCACTGTCCCATCCAGGCTGAGATGCCAGTTATTCCTTTGCTCTATCTAAGAATTGCTGTAGCCCCTCTGATGTTTCTCCAGGGGTGCCTAAAAGATTATGGTCTTTCATTAGCCAATAATCTTCATCATTGAGCTCATTAATAAACTGATGATAGACTTCTCTGTGGAGACGCTTTTGGTGCCATGCTCTCTCATTTTCTTGAATTGAGGTCTCTTCTCCATTACCACCTGATCTAGATCTAGATGAATTCACACTGAGACTTCTAGTTTCCTTATTTCCCTTCGAACATTCTTCTAACAGATGACACTGTATCCATGCTTCTGATGTTTGTGCCTTTTTGAGAGCTGCTCATTCAGTTAATCGAGGCCCCAGACTGGGGTTAAGATGAAATCCCTACTCCAATCTACAAACTGGACTCAGGAACccctctaaaaatattttttgaaaacttCATATATTAgcactatatttatatttatatcctttctacCCATCTAATTCATTTCATACTCTTTCATGTAATCTGCCTTACAAATTCATGTcctatattttattacatacataTGGATATGTATATAAGTAAACATGTGCATACACTTAAGCATTTACTTTTAGAAATTCCTCATAAGTGGAATACGGTCAAGGCAAGCTTAAACTGGTAGTCTAAACAATTTATCAACTGATAAATTGACTAAATTATCTGTTTTATTCATTCACAATAGGTATGTAGacaaattttatgaaattaatttaataaaactttatatatgtgcaattaattaataaaaggaGAGgcccagattttaaaaaaagagttcatgGGAGGGTTTGTAGCAAGGAAATGGATGTGAGAAATGATGTAGTTATAATCTCATAAAAGAACCTAAAAATCAGCCAGTTActgtataaagttaaaaaaatctcataatttataaaacaataatagaTATGAGATATTTCACTGTAATCTTTGATTTTGCACAAAATCTTTTATGAAATAAAGTGTATGTGCAAAAATTAAGTATGTGTATTCTTGCATGTTTatactcataaaacaaaataaatcatctACTCTTTCTAACTACTTTTAAAGTTACAGATAACTTGgtttttgatattatttattttgattttaaaaacactgctaaataaaatatgagattTTCTCTTAGTCTATAGATCAGATGATAATATCCAATTccctaaaatagaaagaaaaataattttcacactCTGGTGTATGAAAAGAGCCCACgtgcatatattaaataaaataaagtttttatgaATTCCTTGATTGCAACTTTATGCATCTCATGGACAGCCATAGTGTTCCTGCTTTGTCAATTCTGTTGGCAGATGCTCTTCACTGATCTCAGCAGTAGAATTTGAAGAACCAGAGCCTAAAATAATTTTGCCATCCCCTTTTTACTTTATAGGTGGGCATCTTGTTTTGTCACTAATTAAAATTGtgacatttaaattcttttatggtacttattatatttattattattattactatttgtttctgatttttttaaaaattttttattacatgctttcttcatttacatttcaaatgctatcatgaaagtcccctatacactccccccaccttgttcccctacccacccactcccactccttggccctggctttcccctgtactggggcatacaagtTTGCAAGACtgagggacctctcttcccaatgatggctgaataggccatcttctaatacatatgcagctagagacatgagctctggggttaccggatagttcatattgttgttgcacctacagacttgcagaccccttcagctccttgggtattttctctagctcctccattggggtccctgtgttccatcctttagatgactgtgagcatccacttctgtatttgccaggcattggcatagcctcacaagagacagctatatcaggatcctttcagcaaaatcttgctggcatatgcaatagtgtctgcatttggtggcttattatgggatggatccctaggtggggcagtctctggatggtccatccttccatctcagctccaaactttgcctctgtaactccttccatggttattttgttccccattctaaggaggagcgaagtatccacagtttggtcttccttcttcttgagtttcatgtgttttgcaaattgtatcttgggtaatctaagtttctgggctaatatctacttattagtgagtgcatatcatgtgagttcttttgtgattgggttacctcactcaggatgataccctccaggtccatccatttgcctaagaatttcataaattcgtttttttaaatagctgagtattactccattgtgttaatgtaccacatttctatatgcattcctctgttgaggagcATCTGGGTTTTTAcaggttctggctattaaaaataaggctgctatgaacatagtggagcaggtgttcctattaccagttggaacatcttctggttatatgcccaggagaggtattgctggatcctccagtagtactatgtccaattttctgaggacttatttccagagtggttgtacaagcttgcaatcccaccaaaaatggaggagttttcctctttttccacatccttgccagcatctgctgtcacctgaatttttgatcttagccgatctgattagtgtgaggtggaatctcagggttgtttgatttgcatttccctgatgatttaggatgttgaacgttttttcagatgcttctcagacattcggtattcctcagttgagaattatttgtttagttctgtgccccattttttaatggcgttatttgattttctggagtctagcttcttgagttctttgtacatactggaaattagtcccctatcagatttaggattggtgaaaatcctttcccaatctgttggtgacctttttgtctcattgacagtgtcttttgccttacagaagctttgcaattttctgaggtcccatttgttgattctcgatcttacagcacaagt
The DNA window shown above is from Mus pahari chromosome 3, PAHARI_EIJ_v1.1, whole genome shotgun sequence and carries:
- the LOC110318942 gene encoding olfactory receptor 1038-like, which encodes MCVSLILFHFPLQLLRVEEMAGSNATGVTEFILLGFAVQREVEILLFLLILVVYSLTLVGNVGMISLIRMDSRLHTPMYFFLSNLAFVDLCYSSSVAPKFLETLLSNRRSISFYACATQLGFFLNFLISEMFLLAVMAYDRYVAICNPLLYMVVMSQKVCLRLVMGPYFYSFAVALLHTVVTFKLIYCGPNIINHFYCDDVPLMALACSDTSLKEILIFIFAGFNMISSLTTVLISYLYIVAAILRIQSTEGRCKAFSTCASHLTAVTIFYGTLIFMYLQPKSNHSLDTDKMASVFYTIVIPMLNPMIYSLRNQEVKSALRKALEKCYLLPLMYLKKGIS